Proteins from one Chelonia mydas isolate rCheMyd1 chromosome 14, rCheMyd1.pri.v2, whole genome shotgun sequence genomic window:
- the LOC102933228 gene encoding killer cell lectin-like receptor subfamily F member 1: MQDEEGYTVLNLRPKTGTASHLSADGIQDSPANLHGYKITIGILGVWSVVATLAVIALSILGSSHEGLTRAAPNATVSRSAQRRERNGAECSARLNHLMSRLSQALCAPINSRPQEGTGCKICPPDWLPHGAKCYWFSTESKIWARSLEDCAARSAHMVVIQDQDEMKFLGDSIQEKYLVWTGLSANAPERNWTWVDGSLLNQTLFPVKGSAEENSCGVIKGSQIQSETCSGEYRWICQKDAIPIDSGPSNL; this comes from the exons ATGCAGGATGAAGAGGGTTACACGGTATTGAATCTCCGGCCCAAGACGGGAACCGCCAGCCACCTGTCGGCGGACGGGATCCAAG ATTCTCCTGCGAACCTGCATGGGTATAAAATCACCATCGGCATTTTGGGGGTCTGGAGCGTTGTGGCGACGCTGGCTGTGATCGCGCTGAGCATTCTGG GGTCATCTCATGAAGGACTGACCAGAGCAGCGCCGAATGCCACCGTGAGCCGTAGTGCCCAGCGGAGAGAGAGAAACGGGGCAGAATGCAGCGCCCGTCTGAACCACCTCATGTCACGCCTGAGCCAGGCTCTGTGTGCTCCCATCAACAGCCGCCCCCAGG AGGGCACTGGCTGCAAAATCTGTCCCCCGGACTGGCTGCCACATGGTGCCAAATGCTACTGGTTTTCTACCGAGAGTAAAATCTGGGCCAGGAGCCTTGAGGACTGCGCAGCGAGGAGCGCTCACATGGTGGTGATCCAGGACCAGGATGAGATG AAGTTCCTAGGGGACAGCATTCAAGAGAAGTACCTCGTCTGGACTGGCCTCAGTGCGAACGCACCTGAGAGGAATTGGACCTGGGTGGATGGATCCTTGTTAAATCAGACGCT GTTCCCCGTGAAAGGATCTGCCGAAGAGAACAGCTGTGGGGTGATCAAAGGGAGTCAGATCCAGTCGGAAACCTGCAGCGGGGAATACAGATGGATTTGCCAGAAGGACGCCATCCCGATAGACAGCGGACCAAGCAATCTGTAG